The following coding sequences lie in one Aphis gossypii isolate Hap1 unplaced genomic scaffold, ASM2018417v2 Contig00485, whole genome shotgun sequence genomic window:
- the LOC126554402 gene encoding uncharacterized protein LOC126554402: MSLRQNTFFYKSHLSILEICSFVNLWIMNASFPLMKQQLRLAHQTLTDWSSFCREVTYEYDAMVVRKVKLGGYGHTVEIDESKFGRRKHHQGHRVEGQWVFGGYERETGNCFMVPVENRNAITLLAIIKEWIKPGTTIISDCWKAYNTLNNEGYVHMTVNHSLYFKDPETGVHSNTIESSWRHSKASMSNYCRKKTFYAGYLAKYMFTKHCRSHKLDPTAEFLKQAGSVYNKNNTEHDGHSGNEDNSDDR; encoded by the exons atgTCACTcagacaaaatacatttttctacaaGTCCCACCTCAGCATTTTAGAAATATGTAGTTTCGTTAATTTGTGGATAATGAATGCCTCATTCCCTTTAATGAAACAACAATTACGGCTTGCCCACCAAACCCTTACCGATTGGTCATCATTTTGCCGTGAAGTCACATACGAATACGATGCTATGGTGGTACGTAAAGTGAAGCTAGGCGGGTATGGGCACACGGTAGAAATCGATGAATCTAAATTTGGACGACGGAAACACCACCAGGGCCACAGGGTTGAAGGGCAATGGGTTTTTGGGGGTTATGAACGGGAGACCGGTAATTGTTTTATGGTCCCCGTTGAAAACCGTAACGCCATAACCCTACTAGCCATTATAAAAGAATGGATAAAGCCTGGGACGACTATAATATCAGATTGTTGGAag gctTACAATACCCTAAATAACGAAGGCTATGTGCATATGACCGTTAACCATAGTCTCTATTTCAAAGACCCGGAGACAGGCGTCCATTCCAACACGATTGAGAGTTCATGGAGGCATTCAAAAGCCTCCATGTCAAACTACTGtcggaaaaaaacattttatgcagGATACTTGGCCAAGTATATGTTTACGAAACACTGTCGGTCGCATAAATTGGACCCGACAGCTGAATTTCTCAAACAAGCCGGttcagtttataataaaaataacaccgAACACGATGGTCACAGTGGCAATGAAGATAATAGCGACGACA GATGA